One Ignavibacterium sp. DNA segment encodes these proteins:
- the rseP gene encoding RIP metalloprotease RseP produces MDYIIYFAITIGILVFIHEFGHFAAAKLCGMRADVFAIGFGKRLFGWNRKSGFSFGELPKDFDGEGNTDYRLSLLPLGGYVKIAGMVDESMDTSFVEKEPQPYEFRAKPLWAKIFVITAGVFMNLMLSWIIFWGAIFFHGKPITPTTTIAFVEEGSPAALSGFQSGDKILSINGKQINNWEELRSNIFINTIGENLNVKLERNGKTENLLIDRKLIPEDESISQYLIPQGEKPGIGDVLKDSPAEKSGLQTGDILLSLNGTPLYSTKQATELISANKGKEIQLVVKRKSEEINIAVTPGEDSKIGVVLFTTLMGETKMQTYGAFESIYYGWKDIEKLTALTFQMIGKVFSGNIEVKKAFGGPIKIAQIAAKSADSGIASFLYFLALLSLSLAILNIMPFPVLDGGHLVMIIIEAIIKREIPIKIKAAIQNTGLVLLLLLMAFIIYNDIISL; encoded by the coding sequence ATGGATTACATAATTTATTTTGCGATTACAATCGGCATTTTGGTTTTCATTCACGAGTTTGGACATTTTGCTGCTGCAAAGTTATGCGGTATGCGTGCCGATGTATTTGCTATTGGATTCGGAAAAAGATTGTTCGGTTGGAATAGAAAATCCGGATTTTCATTCGGTGAACTGCCAAAAGATTTTGATGGTGAAGGAAATACAGATTACCGATTAAGTTTATTACCGCTCGGAGGATATGTTAAAATAGCAGGAATGGTTGACGAAAGTATGGATACAAGTTTTGTTGAAAAGGAACCACAGCCTTACGAATTCCGCGCAAAACCATTATGGGCAAAAATTTTTGTCATTACTGCTGGCGTTTTTATGAATCTTATGCTTTCCTGGATAATATTCTGGGGAGCAATTTTTTTCCATGGAAAACCAATAACACCTACTACAACAATTGCTTTTGTAGAAGAAGGTAGCCCTGCAGCATTGTCTGGATTCCAATCCGGAGATAAGATATTAAGTATTAACGGAAAACAAATTAACAATTGGGAAGAACTTCGCTCAAATATTTTTATCAATACAATTGGTGAAAATTTAAATGTTAAGTTGGAACGTAACGGCAAGACAGAAAATCTTTTAATTGATAGAAAATTAATTCCCGAAGATGAAAGCATATCTCAATACCTGATTCCACAAGGAGAAAAACCTGGCATTGGTGATGTTCTAAAAGATTCACCAGCAGAAAAATCCGGACTTCAAACCGGTGATATTTTGCTAAGTTTAAACGGAACTCCACTCTACTCAACAAAACAAGCAACTGAATTAATTTCTGCAAATAAAGGGAAAGAAATTCAGCTTGTAGTTAAACGTAAATCCGAAGAGATTAACATCGCGGTTACACCCGGCGAAGATTCAAAAATAGGAGTTGTTCTTTTTACAACACTTATGGGCGAGACAAAAATGCAAACCTACGGAGCATTTGAATCTATTTATTATGGCTGGAAAGATATTGAGAAATTAACAGCACTTACTTTTCAGATGATAGGAAAAGTTTTCTCGGGTAATATTGAAGTTAAAAAAGCTTTTGGCGGACCGATTAAGATTGCACAAATTGCTGCAAAGTCCGCAGATTCGGGTATAGCAAGTTTCTTATATTTTCTTGCACTGCTAAGTCTTAGCCTTGCAATACTTAACATAATGCCGTTCCCTGTTTTAGATGGTGGTCATTTAGTAATGATAATAATTGAAGCTATAATCAAGAGGGAAATACCTATTAAGATCAAAGCGGCAATACAAAATACAGGATTAGTTCTTCTGCTTCTGTTGATGGCTTTCATAATCTATAATGATATAATTTCCTTGTGA
- a CDS encoding four helix bundle protein, with amino-acid sequence MEILQLAKEIMIGIHKITLNLPKFELFEEGSQIRRSSKSTKSNIVEGFGKRNY; translated from the coding sequence TTGGAAATCTTGCAATTGGCAAAAGAAATTATGATTGGTATTCATAAAATAACTTTGAATTTGCCAAAGTTTGAATTGTTTGAAGAAGGCAGTCAAATTAGAAGATCAAGTAAATCAACAAAATCAAACATTGTTGAAGGTTTTGGTAAAAGAAATTATTAA
- a CDS encoding 1-deoxy-D-xylulose-5-phosphate reductoisomerase codes for MKKVFILGSTGSIGVNTLNVIRNFSDRFSVIGLTVNSRIDLLEQQIKEFNPEFVVVTDECKAKELKSNVGNICEVLSGYDQILNTAAERDYDVLLGSIVGFSGLAPTLEAIKRGKRIALANKETLVVAGEIVTKLVLENNAEIIPVDSEHSAIYQCLIGEKLNEVEKLILTASGGPFLNKEKTFFETATLDEALNHPNWKMGNKITIDSATMMNKGLEVIEARWLFGLPVEKISVVIHPQSIIHSMVQFVDGSIKAQLGLPDMKLPIQYALTFPERLKNDFKRTDLPAINNFTFFEPDFDKFECLKLAYNVIRTGGTTPCILNAANEVAVDKFLKGMIKFSQIPYLIEKALNYIENHSEPDIEIIFECDRKTREFVLDAG; via the coding sequence ATGAAAAAAGTTTTTATATTAGGCTCAACCGGTTCAATTGGTGTTAATACTCTTAATGTTATCCGTAATTTTTCTGATAGATTCAGTGTTATCGGATTAACTGTTAACTCAAGGATAGATTTACTTGAACAACAAATAAAAGAGTTTAACCCTGAGTTTGTTGTTGTAACTGATGAATGCAAAGCTAAGGAGTTAAAATCTAATGTCGGTAATATTTGTGAGGTTCTTTCAGGTTATGATCAAATATTAAATACTGCTGCAGAAAGAGATTATGATGTACTGCTTGGCTCCATTGTTGGGTTTTCAGGACTTGCGCCAACGCTGGAAGCTATAAAACGCGGAAAAAGAATTGCGCTGGCTAATAAAGAGACTCTTGTTGTTGCTGGAGAAATTGTTACAAAACTTGTTCTTGAAAATAATGCCGAGATAATTCCAGTTGATTCGGAGCATTCAGCAATCTACCAATGTCTGATTGGAGAAAAACTAAACGAAGTTGAAAAGCTGATTTTAACTGCTTCCGGCGGACCTTTTCTAAATAAAGAAAAAACATTTTTTGAAACAGCCACTTTGGATGAAGCGCTTAACCATCCTAACTGGAAAATGGGAAATAAAATTACTATAGATTCCGCAACAATGATGAATAAAGGACTTGAAGTTATTGAAGCAAGATGGTTATTTGGTTTACCTGTCGAAAAAATTAGTGTCGTTATTCATCCGCAATCAATAATCCATTCTATGGTTCAGTTTGTTGATGGATCAATTAAAGCACAGCTTGGTCTGCCGGATATGAAATTACCGATTCAATATGCGCTTACATTTCCGGAAAGATTAAAAAATGATTTTAAGCGTACGGATCTGCCGGCAATAAATAACTTTACGTTTTTTGAGCCTGATTTTGATAAGTTTGAGTGCTTAAAATTAGCCTATAATGTAATAAGAACTGGTGGAACAACACCTTGTATTTTAAATGCAGCAAATGAAGTTGCTGTCGATAAGTTTTTAAAAGGAATGATCAAATTTTCTCAAATACCTTATTTGATAGAAAAAGCACTGAACTACATTGAAAATCACTCCGAACCTGATATTGAAATAATTTTTGAGTGCGATAGAAAAACAAGAGAGTTTGTTCTGGATGCTGGATGA
- a CDS encoding VWA domain-containing protein: protein MRKLFLILLFSFTSIIYFSCDSAETPADNSDIPADPSGVTVPAPTKNNVLPSATFTAAGNRIKLNLLGLLDPTTQQPIVFNYNSSSPQSSNLFIQEDGVVKGLKVTKVGSGNILTADVVFLVDNSGSMDQEADSVAASIIEFANFLQASGLDVKFAVVGFSVSGDINGGINFTTAQKLSTYLNHSTGTYRTEGFSGPDSANLYNRALNFGYAGDENGVMAAFFADSVYSWRPGAQRVMVLFTDEPTQNMDGIHWTNAQACSLLSGKATIHTIYSADTTYSSWNQYNERPWEVSLCTGGTIKFIPYDATGLSLKDLPVAGALANSYLVEYVTSQTGKAHTVKITVITSTADGVQTFNVTY, encoded by the coding sequence ATGCGTAAATTATTTTTGATCTTACTTTTTTCATTTACATCAATAATCTATTTCTCTTGCGATTCTGCTGAAACACCTGCAGATAATTCCGATATTCCCGCTGATCCATCAGGTGTAACAGTACCGGCACCGACAAAAAACAATGTTTTGCCGTCTGCAACATTTACTGCTGCTGGTAACAGAATAAAATTAAACCTTCTCGGCTTGCTTGATCCTACAACACAACAACCAATTGTATTTAACTATAATTCTTCAAGTCCACAAAGCTCTAATCTTTTTATACAAGAAGATGGAGTTGTAAAAGGATTGAAAGTAACAAAAGTTGGATCAGGCAATATTCTTACTGCAGATGTGGTGTTTTTAGTTGATAACTCAGGTAGTATGGATCAGGAAGCTGATTCAGTTGCTGCAAGTATAATTGAATTTGCAAATTTCTTGCAGGCAAGCGGACTTGATGTAAAATTTGCAGTGGTTGGTTTTTCTGTAAGCGGCGATATTAATGGCGGAATTAATTTTACCACTGCTCAAAAACTTAGCACTTACTTAAATCATTCTACTGGTACCTATAGAACCGAAGGTTTTTCAGGACCTGATAGCGCTAACCTTTATAACAGAGCACTTAACTTTGGTTATGCAGGAGATGAAAACGGTGTAATGGCTGCATTTTTTGCAGATTCAGTTTATTCCTGGAGACCAGGAGCTCAGCGTGTCATGGTTTTATTTACCGATGAACCAACTCAGAATATGGATGGAATACATTGGACAAATGCACAAGCTTGCAGTTTACTCAGCGGCAAGGCAACAATTCACACTATTTATAGTGCTGATACAACTTATTCCAGCTGGAATCAATATAACGAAAGACCTTGGGAGGTTTCACTCTGCACCGGCGGTACTATTAAATTCATACCTTACGATGCAACCGGTTTATCATTAAAGGATCTTCCAGTTGCCGGCGCTCTTGCAAACAGCTATCTTGTTGAATATGTTACATCACAAACAGGTAAAGCTCATACTGTTAAAATCACAGTAATTACCTCTACAGCTGATGGTGTTCAGACATTTAATGTAACGTATTAG
- a CDS encoding tetratricopeptide repeat protein, with protein MLKKILITLFLLFPLQAQQNQMDQNLFMLAESYEQQGDLNKAVEIIENLNQKDPNNVQFFNKLNTLYLQLKKYNESVSLIEARIKLSPQDISLYGMLGSTYYTSGDHVKAYKVWEDAINQFKSNQMAIRIISNYAIEKRDFEKAIEYLSLGKKLSKDPYLFSYDLAELYQITMRYREAANEYCGLIKTNSSQYQQIESRVLSYSNKPGALDETIEVVRKFKNENINFSHLLARLLIEKKLFNDAFDIYKEIDKKGDNQGIELQSFADFVYRDGTFETALNVYEYIIDNFNNEQIIPPAKLGYAKSLEALFIKKFKSDNPEWKTYFIPVAAKESDVQPVIDAYKEIITIYNHSEVAIEANLRIGILYEYYLNNNEKAKDYFNNITENYPASKFVSLALIELGNISIRKSRLDEAEKYFQSVANLPRVNQDDRGFSNYMLARIYSFKNDFEQARQKLFTVMDNLKDNIANDAIEFSILLNNAKNDSSNLSLYCKAEYLTEQQKFDEAKIIYDQLAQNPQAFMFHSLAKMRSAEMQIANNDYLNALSALSLIVEEAEKNIYSDKALYLQGRIYQFGFKNNDKAIESYESLLIKFPRSLYLDAARQNIIELKKKIS; from the coding sequence ATGCTAAAGAAAATTCTTATAACTTTATTTTTGCTTTTTCCTCTACAAGCTCAGCAAAACCAAATGGATCAAAATCTGTTTATGCTTGCTGAGAGCTATGAACAACAAGGTGATCTAAACAAAGCGGTTGAGATAATTGAAAACCTTAATCAAAAAGATCCGAATAATGTTCAGTTCTTTAATAAACTTAACACACTTTACCTTCAGCTTAAAAAATATAACGAATCAGTTTCATTGATTGAAGCCAGAATTAAACTGTCGCCTCAAGATATAAGTCTATATGGAATGCTCGGTTCCACATATTACACATCAGGCGATCATGTAAAAGCTTATAAGGTTTGGGAAGATGCTATTAATCAGTTTAAGTCCAATCAGATGGCTATTCGGATCATTTCCAACTACGCAATTGAAAAGCGTGATTTTGAAAAGGCTATTGAATACCTGAGTCTTGGCAAAAAGTTATCAAAAGATCCATATTTATTTTCTTATGATCTTGCAGAACTTTATCAGATTACAATGCGATATCGTGAAGCAGCAAACGAATACTGCGGACTTATAAAAACTAATTCTTCACAATATCAGCAGATTGAAAGCAGAGTTCTTTCATATTCTAATAAACCTGGTGCGCTTGATGAAACAATTGAAGTAGTAAGAAAATTTAAGAATGAGAATATAAATTTCTCTCATTTACTTGCAAGGTTACTGATTGAAAAAAAATTATTTAATGATGCGTTTGATATTTATAAAGAAATAGATAAAAAAGGAGATAATCAAGGAATTGAACTCCAATCTTTTGCTGACTTTGTATATCGTGATGGTACATTTGAAACTGCATTAAATGTTTATGAATATATAATAGATAACTTTAATAATGAACAAATAATTCCACCGGCAAAACTTGGTTACGCAAAATCACTCGAGGCATTATTTATAAAAAAATTTAAATCTGATAATCCGGAATGGAAGACATACTTTATTCCGGTTGCTGCTAAAGAAAGTGATGTTCAGCCTGTTATTGATGCTTATAAAGAAATAATAACTATTTACAACCATTCTGAAGTTGCAATTGAGGCTAATCTAAGGATAGGGATTCTTTATGAATACTATCTTAATAACAATGAAAAAGCAAAAGATTATTTTAACAACATAACAGAAAACTATCCTGCGTCGAAATTCGTTTCACTCGCTCTGATTGAACTTGGAAATATCTCTATACGAAAATCCCGACTGGATGAAGCAGAAAAATATTTTCAATCAGTTGCAAATCTCCCCAGGGTAAACCAGGATGACAGAGGTTTTTCAAATTATATGCTTGCACGGATATATTCATTTAAAAATGATTTTGAACAAGCCAGACAAAAGCTGTTTACCGTGATGGATAATCTTAAAGACAATATAGCAAATGACGCAATTGAGTTTTCAATTCTATTGAACAATGCAAAAAATGACTCGTCTAATTTATCACTGTATTGTAAAGCAGAATATTTAACCGAACAGCAAAAATTTGATGAGGCAAAAATTATTTATGATCAGCTTGCTCAAAACCCGCAGGCTTTTATGTTTCACTCATTGGCAAAGATGAGAAGTGCAGAAATGCAGATTGCAAATAATGATTATTTAAATGCTTTATCAGCACTTAGTTTAATTGTTGAGGAGGCAGAAAAAAATATTTATTCTGATAAAGCTTTATATTTGCAAGGCAGAATTTATCAGTTTGGTTTTAAGAATAACGACAAAGCAATAGAATCATACGAGAGTCTGCTTATTAAATTTCCAAGGTCACTTTACCTTGATGCAGCAAGACAAAATATAATTGAATTGAAGAAAAAAATTAGTTAG
- the clpX gene encoding ATP-dependent Clp protease ATP-binding subunit ClpX — MSKKPGQKIVKCSFCGRDGNEVGSMIAGPDVYICDICIGSSVDILKNNLAAVANQKQSKWTKHSPETIKKALDEYVIGQERAKKVLAVAVYNHYKRIGSRTTFFELDDVEIEKSNILLIGPTGVGKTLLAQTLAKTLDVPFAIADATTLTEAGYVGDDVESVLVHLLQAADYNLERAQKGIVYIDEIDKIARKSESTSITRDVSGEGVQQALLKILEGTIAGIPPKGGRKHPEQSLINLNTKNILFIVGGAFDGIDKIIAKRLNENRMGFSSDLKEKTKDEDLVSLIQPEDLLKFGLIPELIGRLPVAAPLHQLTKEAMRNILTEPKNAIIKQYKKLFLMEGVELEFDPFSLDAIVEKAMERKTGARALRSIVENFMLDIMYDLPAKKNIEKCIITRDVVEKNSEPIFIKSDAKSA, encoded by the coding sequence ATGTCTAAAAAACCGGGACAAAAAATAGTTAAGTGTTCTTTCTGTGGAAGAGATGGAAATGAAGTCGGAAGTATGATTGCAGGACCCGATGTTTATATTTGTGATATTTGTATAGGAAGCAGTGTTGATATTCTTAAGAACAACTTAGCGGCGGTAGCAAATCAAAAACAAAGTAAATGGACAAAACACTCCCCGGAAACTATTAAGAAAGCACTTGATGAATATGTAATTGGACAGGAAAGAGCTAAGAAAGTTTTAGCTGTTGCTGTTTATAATCATTATAAAAGAATTGGATCCAGAACAACTTTTTTTGAGCTTGATGATGTTGAAATTGAAAAGAGTAATATTCTTTTAATCGGACCAACCGGCGTTGGTAAAACATTACTTGCCCAAACTCTTGCTAAAACTCTGGATGTTCCGTTTGCAATTGCTGATGCAACAACTTTAACAGAAGCAGGTTATGTTGGCGATGATGTTGAATCAGTTCTTGTTCATTTATTACAAGCTGCTGATTATAATTTAGAGCGGGCACAAAAAGGAATTGTTTATATCGATGAGATAGATAAGATTGCGCGCAAAAGTGAAAGTACATCAATAACTCGTGATGTATCCGGTGAAGGTGTACAGCAGGCATTGTTAAAAATATTAGAAGGCACCATTGCCGGCATTCCTCCTAAAGGCGGAAGAAAACATCCTGAGCAAAGTTTAATTAATCTTAACACAAAAAATATACTGTTTATTGTGGGCGGTGCTTTTGATGGAATAGATAAAATTATTGCAAAAAGATTGAATGAAAACAGAATGGGTTTTTCTTCAGACTTAAAAGAAAAAACAAAAGATGAAGACCTTGTTTCACTTATACAGCCCGAAGACTTGTTAAAGTTTGGTTTGATTCCTGAATTAATTGGCAGACTTCCCGTTGCTGCTCCGCTTCATCAGCTTACAAAAGAAGCAATGCGTAATATTTTAACCGAGCCAAAGAACGCTATAATCAAGCAGTATAAAAAACTGTTTTTAATGGAAGGTGTTGAACTTGAATTTGATCCTTTTTCTCTGGATGCAATAGTTGAAAAGGCAATGGAAAGAAAAACCGGTGCACGCGCATTACGTTCTATTGTCGAAAACTTTATGCTTGATATAATGTATGATCTGCCTGCTAAAAAAAATATAGAAAAATGTATTATCACCAGAGATGTAGTTGAAAAAAACTCAGAACCGATATTTATAAAATCAGATGCTAAGTCTGCCTGA
- a CDS encoding asparagine synthetase B: MKNIIIYISLLFILFSAQFYSQNKIFIPMDLRQTDHLKAYGITFHALENGLKADWLLNYRGGSFLIDQSDKVVSECLIEEVYFEQISLAQASLIYSEVQSEDNNMDVVRLEKAPKIAVYVPPGFSPWDDAVTLALEYAKVKYDKVWNDEILRGDLEKYDWLHLHHEDFTGQYGKFYASFNNAQWYIDQQIMYENNAKKNGFNKVSEMMKAVSLTIKNFVGQGGFLFAMCSATDSYDISLAAEDVDICAPVFDGDAADPEAQSKLDFSKTLAFSDFKLEMNPYVYEYSDIDIQPVEIGLQQNDYFTLFEFSAKYDPVPTMLTQDHANVIKGFMGQTSMFRKNLIKNSVVILAERQGTNQVKYIHGNFGRGTFTFYGGHDPEDYQHVVGDPPTDLSLYKNSPGYRLILNNILFPAATKKKQKT, from the coding sequence ATGAAAAACATAATTATTTACATATCTCTGCTGTTCATTTTATTTTCAGCTCAGTTTTATTCTCAAAACAAAATTTTTATCCCGATGGATCTTAGACAGACAGATCATCTTAAAGCTTATGGGATTACTTTTCACGCATTGGAGAATGGCTTAAAAGCCGACTGGCTGTTAAACTATCGGGGCGGTTCTTTTTTAATTGACCAGTCAGATAAAGTAGTTTCAGAGTGCCTGATAGAAGAAGTGTACTTTGAACAGATAAGTCTTGCTCAGGCTTCGCTGATTTATTCTGAAGTTCAGAGTGAAGACAACAATATGGATGTTGTAAGATTAGAAAAAGCGCCAAAGATTGCTGTTTATGTGCCGCCGGGGTTTTCACCCTGGGATGATGCTGTTACTCTTGCACTGGAATATGCCAAGGTAAAATATGACAAGGTTTGGAATGATGAAATCCTTCGAGGTGATTTGGAAAAATATGATTGGCTGCATCTGCATCACGAAGATTTTACTGGACAGTATGGCAAGTTTTACGCAAGTTTCAACAATGCACAATGGTATATTGATCAGCAGATTATGTATGAAAATAATGCGAAGAAAAACGGATTCAATAAAGTTTCTGAGATGATGAAAGCTGTTTCTTTAACGATAAAAAATTTTGTTGGACAGGGAGGATTTTTATTTGCTATGTGCAGCGCAACAGATTCTTATGATATATCTCTTGCAGCAGAAGATGTTGATATTTGTGCACCGGTTTTTGACGGTGATGCTGCTGATCCTGAAGCACAAAGCAAACTGGACTTTTCTAAAACTCTTGCTTTTAGTGATTTTAAATTAGAAATGAATCCGTATGTTTATGAATACAGCGATATTGATATTCAGCCTGTGGAAATTGGGTTACAACAAAATGATTACTTTACTTTATTTGAGTTTTCCGCCAAGTATGATCCCGTACCGACAATGTTAACACAAGACCATGCAAACGTAATTAAAGGTTTTATGGGACAAACAAGTATGTTCAGGAAAAACCTGATTAAAAATTCAGTAGTAATATTAGCAGAAAGACAAGGAACCAATCAGGTTAAATATATTCATGGAAATTTCGGAAGAGGAACATTTACTTTTTATGGCGGTCACGATCCTGAAGATTATCAGCATGTAGTAGGAGACCCGCCGACTGATTTAAGTTTATACAAGAATTCACCGGGATACAGATTAATACTAAATAATATTTTATTTCCTGCAGCAACCAAGAAAAAACAAAAGACATAA
- a CDS encoding fumarylacetoacetate hydrolase family protein, protein MKTIKIKNSSKEITIGKIVCVGRNYAEHAQELGNKIPEKPVVFLKTVTSVIYSGDKIVCPSYSNDMHHETELVLLIGEAIKDADLETSEKAITGYGIGLDMTLRDVQSELKKKGYPWTTAKCFDTSTVLSEFIEKTSYQLTLEETISLKVNGEYRQKDQLSKMLHKPAEIVQYISSLMKLEFGDLIFTGTPKGVNKVVSGDKLTAELNGLLKLECSVR, encoded by the coding sequence ATGAAAACCATAAAAATTAAAAACAGTAGTAAAGAAATTACAATTGGAAAGATAGTCTGCGTTGGGAGAAATTATGCTGAACACGCTCAGGAACTTGGTAACAAGATTCCGGAGAAACCTGTTGTATTTTTAAAAACAGTTACATCTGTTATTTATTCAGGAGATAAAATTGTATGTCCTTCGTATTCAAATGATATGCACCATGAGACTGAGCTTGTACTGCTGATTGGGGAAGCGATCAAAGATGCTGATCTTGAAACATCTGAAAAAGCAATTACCGGATATGGAATTGGTTTGGATATGACTTTGCGGGATGTTCAATCGGAGCTTAAAAAGAAAGGATATCCCTGGACAACTGCAAAATGTTTTGATACTTCTACTGTACTTTCAGAGTTTATAGAAAAAACTTCTTATCAATTAACCCTTGAAGAAACCATTTCATTAAAAGTAAATGGTGAATACAGACAAAAAGATCAATTAAGTAAAATGCTTCATAAACCTGCAGAGATCGTTCAATACATTTCCTCTCTGATGAAACTTGAGTTTGGTGATTTGATTTTTACTGGAACACCTAAAGGAGTAAATAAAGTTGTAAGCGGTGATAAATTAACCGCTGAACTCAATGGATTATTAAAACTTGAATGCTCGGTAAGATGA
- the ruvA gene encoding Holliday junction branch migration protein RuvA, whose amino-acid sequence MIGYLTGKIISSKPTQILLDVNGVGYSVNISVNTFEKISEKESVSLFIFTNVKEDSITLFGFYTQSEKDMFELLISVSGIGPKVSMGILSGIVVDDLKEAISNGNISRLIAIPGIGRKTAERIVLELRNKVDSIKADGEVKVSSAKEEAVAALSTLGYQRQISDKVIRDLLSENPNYSLEELIRKALSELNK is encoded by the coding sequence ATGATTGGCTATCTTACAGGAAAAATAATTTCATCAAAACCCACACAGATTTTGCTTGATGTTAATGGTGTTGGTTATTCTGTAAACATATCTGTTAACACATTTGAAAAGATTTCTGAAAAAGAATCTGTTTCACTTTTTATTTTCACAAATGTCAAAGAAGATTCTATTACTCTGTTTGGTTTTTATACCCAATCCGAAAAAGATATGTTTGAGCTTTTAATTTCTGTTAGCGGCATTGGACCTAAAGTAAGTATGGGGATATTATCGGGTATTGTTGTTGATGATTTGAAAGAAGCTATCAGCAATGGAAATATTTCAAGACTTATTGCTATCCCCGGCATCGGCAGAAAAACTGCAGAACGAATTGTTCTGGAATTAAGAAATAAGGTTGACTCAATTAAAGCTGATGGAGAAGTAAAAGTATCATCAGCAAAAGAAGAAGCTGTTGCAGCGTTATCTACGCTGGGTTATCAAAGACAAATAAGTGATAAAGTTATAAGAGATCTGCTTTCTGAAAATCCAAATTACTCCTTAGAAGAGCTTATAAGAAAAGCCCTGTCAGAATTGAATAAATAA
- the ruvC gene encoding crossover junction endodeoxyribonuclease RuvC — translation MIILGIDPGTRITGYGVIRYTNNSFLKIASGSINLPSDKPIPYRLEIIYKELGKIIKRHKPDEFAIETAFYGKNVQSAMKIGYARGVSILCALHNNIPTSEYSPREVKKSVVGKGSASKDQVLYMIKTLLNIKSEKIKVDESDALAIALCHAFRKKIPLKKTKDWKSFIEAYPERVIE, via the coding sequence ATGATCATCTTAGGTATAGATCCGGGGACAAGAATAACCGGTTATGGTGTTATCAGATATACCAATAACAGTTTTTTAAAAATCGCCAGCGGATCAATTAACCTTCCATCTGATAAACCAATACCATATCGCTTGGAAATTATTTACAAAGAACTTGGCAAAATTATTAAACGCCATAAGCCTGATGAGTTTGCAATTGAAACTGCGTTTTATGGAAAGAATGTTCAATCAGCAATGAAGATCGGTTATGCCAGAGGTGTTTCAATCTTATGTGCATTGCATAATAATATTCCTACCAGCGAGTATTCACCCCGGGAAGTAAAAAAATCAGTTGTGGGAAAAGGCTCTGCAAGCAAAGATCAGGTTTTATATATGATTAAAACTTTACTTAATATTAAATCAGAAAAAATTAAAGTTGATGAAAGTGATGCACTTGCAATTGCACTTTGCCACGCTTTCAGGAAAAAGATCCCATTAAAAAAAACAAAAGACTGGAAATCCTTTATTGAAGCATATCCGGAAAGAGTTATTGAATAA
- a CDS encoding YebC/PmpR family DNA-binding transcriptional regulator — protein MSGHSKWATIKRKKAVLDTKRGKIFTKLIKEITIAARAGGDPAGNPRLRLAIDNAKAQNMPMDNIERAIKKATGELEGVTYHELTYEGYGPAGIAILVEVATDNKNRTVAEVRHLFSKHGGSMGETGSVAWMFDRKGIITMPAAGKNEDDVMEIILEAGADDLSTQDDFFEVQTSVESFEPVRRALVEKNFTVENASLQWIAKNLIEVKGEDAEKAMKIIEVLEDIDDVQNVYSNADFIE, from the coding sequence ATGTCAGGACACTCAAAGTGGGCAACAATAAAAAGAAAAAAAGCTGTTCTCGATACTAAAAGAGGAAAAATTTTTACAAAGCTTATTAAAGAAATTACAATTGCTGCACGGGCGGGCGGAGATCCTGCGGGTAACCCAAGATTACGCTTAGCAATTGATAATGCAAAAGCACAGAATATGCCAATGGATAATATTGAGCGTGCTATTAAAAAAGCTACCGGCGAACTTGAGGGAGTAACCTATCACGAATTAACCTATGAAGGATATGGACCGGCTGGAATCGCAATTTTGGTTGAAGTTGCAACTGATAATAAAAACAGAACTGTTGCAGAGGTAAGACATTTATTTAGCAAACATGGCGGTTCAATGGGTGAAACCGGTTCGGTTGCCTGGATGTTTGATAGAAAAGGTATAATCACAATGCCTGCTGCAGGTAAAAATGAAGATGATGTTATGGAGATAATTTTAGAGGCAGGAGCAGATGACCTTTCAACTCAGGATGATTTTTTTGAAGTTCAAACTTCAGTTGAATCATTTGAACCTGTTAGAAGAGCGCTTGTAGAAAAAAACTTTACTGTTGAAAATGCATCACTCCAGTGGATTGCAAAAAACCTGATTGAGGTAAAAGGAGAGGATGCTGAAAAAGCGATGAAAATTATTGAAGTATTAGAGGATATTGATGATGTGCAGAATGTTTACTCCAACGCTGATTTTATCGAATAA